CGGGAACTTCTTCGACCAGGTCGAGGCGGCCGACGGGCTCGGCTTCGGCACCGCGTGGATCGCCGAGGCGCACCTGTCGAGCGAGGTGCAGAAGACCCATCGCAAGCCGGTGATCCCGCACTGGCAGGGCGAGGTGGGCCTGAACGTCGACTTCCTGCAGCTGGCCACCCGGGTCTTCCGGCGCACGAACCGCATCGAGTGCGGCAGCGCGGTCATGAACATCCTGTGCAACGGCGGTCCGGTGGCCGCGGCCGAGCGCATCGCGGCCTTCTGCACCCTGCACGGCCTCGACCGCGAGGAGCGGCGGCGGATCCAGGTGGGCTTCGCCGCCGGTCGCTTCGACTTCAACAACACGCCGACGGGGATCCGCCCGCAGAACTTCTTCGAAGAAGCCTTCTGGCCCCTCGTGAAGGGGAAGATCTTCGAGGAGGCGGCACTCGTCTTCTGTCATCTGCTGCGCGGCGACGTCGTCGAGAGCGAGGAGTTGCCGAAGGCGAAGGTGACCCGCGACGACGTGAAGAGCGACGACGAGTGGGACGAACTGCTCCGGGCCGCGGGCTCTTCGCCAACGGTGAAGTCGATCGAGCTGCCGCACCGATGGAAGTTCGAGGCCACGAAGATCGTCCCCCAGG
The genomic region above belongs to Candidatus Krumholzibacteriia bacterium and contains:
- a CDS encoding LLM class flavin-dependent oxidoreductase, producing the protein MDYDIFFSISQTPVDGYVPDEATMFGNFFDQVEAADGLGFGTAWIAEAHLSSEVQKTHRKPVIPHWQGEVGLNVDFLQLATRVFRRTNRIECGSAVMNILCNGGPVAAAERIAAFCTLHGLDREERRRIQVGFAAGRFDFNNTPTGIRPQNFFEEAFWPLVKGKIFEEAALVFCHLLRGDVVESEELPKAKVTRDDVKSDDEWDELLRAAGSSPTVKSIELPHRWKFEATKIVPQ